DNA from Pelobacter propionicus DSM 2379:
CCCTCCGCTACCCGGGGCGCCACCGGCGCCCTGAGCGTGTGTCCCCATGTCAACTCTCGCCTTCAGCCTGATCGTCGCCTCGGCGGTGATGCACGCCCTCTGGAACCTGCTGGTGAAGCGTTGCCGCCACAAGACCGTCTTCATCTGGTGGATGTTCGTGGCCTCCGGTACGCTCTTCACCCTGACCCTCCCCTTCGTACCGGAGCAATTCACCTGGCCAAGCCGGCACACCCTGCTGATGGCATCCATAGGAGCGGTCTGTTTCGTGCTCTACCACCTGCTGAACGGCCGCGCCTACCGGGACGGCGACCTGTCGGTGGTCTACCCCCTCTCCCAGACCTCCATCATCTACGTGCCGATCTGGGGTATGACCCTTTTGGGCGAGCGGCTTACCCTGACCGGTTTATGTGGTATCCTGCTGGTTATCCTGGGCACCTACTCGGTGCAATTGCGGCGCTTGTCCCTGTCGGACATGCTGCGCCCCTTCCGTGATCTGAAGAGCGTCTCGGTCAGGGCCTCGCTAGGGGCCGGTTTCATCTACTCCATCGGCTCCATCGCCGAAAAAAACGGGGTCAAGTACTGCCCCCCGCTCCTTTTTACCTATGTTCTGGTCATGATGATGCTACTGCTCATGTCGCTCAACCTGTGCCGCTCCAGGTACCGCCTGCTGATCGGAGAGGAGCTGCGCGAAAACTGGCGGCTGATCCTCTGCAGCGGACCGGTGGTGATGGCATCATTTCTCACCTTCCGCTACGGACTCAACCTGGCGCCGGTGAGCTACGCGGTTCCAGTGCGACAGGTCAGTATCATGGTGGGGGTGTTGATCGGCATCTTCTTCCTGGGAGAATCCTGCGCCAAGATCAGGATCATGGCTGCCGCCCTGATCCTCTGCGGTGCGATTCTGATACGACTGGGATAGGCGTTGGAAGTGAGGGGTGGGGGGTGATGAGTCAGGAGTGAGGAGAAAAACAGGCTCGAAAAACTCCTTACGCTTTACTCCTTACCCCTGGCGTCTTTCCTGTCAGCTCTTCCTGAACCCGATGATGCCGCCCAGCCCGGCCAGCAGCCCGCCCCAGGCGAGGAGCAGTTCCTTGGGAGTGTACTGCCCTTTCATGTCCGGAACATTGTCTACCATCCATTCACCCAGCATCTCGGTTGCGGTGACCGTGAACGCCGAGTAGAAGAACGCCGCCCCGACGAGAAACAGTATGATCCCAACGCTTTTTTTCATTTCCATGCTAACCTCCCTATCTACGTTAAACTGTCCTGCTTTCTACATGAGCGCACCCTCCCTGTCAACCATGGCGCGGGGTGAGGGACTGGCACTGATACCCACACGGGGGGAGCATCTGCCATGAACGAAGTGCGATCGCAACTGGCTGAGTTGTTCCCACCGGCATGCCATGGCCGGGTCTTTCTGGTGGGAGGATGTGTACGGGACCACCTGCTGGGCCGCGGGTGCCGTGACATCGACCTGGTGGCGGCGCTCAGCGGGGATGAGCTCGGCAGGTGCGGGTTCCGGCTGGTGGCCGGCAGGAGCACCGCGCCGATCTGGTTCAGGCACGATGATGCATTCGGCACCATCGAACTGACGCCGCTGACCTGCCCGGAGGCTTTGGACGCCGACCTGCGGCGCCGCGACTTCACCATCAATAGCCTGGCCATGGATCTTCGGGGGAACCTGCACGACCCGTTTGACGGTCGCGGCGACATCATGGGGCGTTTTTTGCGCCCCTGCTCCCCAGACACCTTCAGGGACGACCCCCTGCGCATCTTCCGGGCATTCCGCTTCGAATCCGACGGATGGAGCATGACCGGCGAGTGCCAGTATTTGATCGGGCAGCACCAGTGGTCGGAAGAGCTGTCCCGCATCCCCATGGAGCGTTTCAGCCGCGAGATGCTCAAGGCCTGCTCTGCCGCCCGACCGGAACGTTTCTTCCTGGCCATGCTGAAATTCGGCGTGGGCGCCGGATATCTGCCGGAACTCTTCCGCATGGCCCGTATTCCTGCCGGCCCCCTCCGTTACCATCCCGAGGGGGATCTTTTGACCCACTCCATCCAGGTGATGCAACGGGTGGCAGAGCGCTCCACCGATCCCTTGGCCCGCTTCTGCGCCCTGTTCCACGACATCGGCAAGCTGTCCACCGACCCTGCCCGCTACCCCAGCCACCATGGCCATGACCGGTCCGGTGTCGAACTGGCCCGCCAGCTCTGCTCCCGCCTGC
Protein-coding regions in this window:
- a CDS encoding HD domain-containing protein, encoding MNEVRSQLAELFPPACHGRVFLVGGCVRDHLLGRGCRDIDLVAALSGDELGRCGFRLVAGRSTAPIWFRHDDAFGTIELTPLTCPEALDADLRRRDFTINSLAMDLRGNLHDPFDGRGDIMGRFLRPCSPDTFRDDPLRIFRAFRFESDGWSMTGECQYLIGQHQWSEELSRIPMERFSREMLKACSAARPERFFLAMLKFGVGAGYLPELFRMARIPAGPLRYHPEGDLLTHSIQVMQRVAERSTDPLARFCALFHDIGKLSTDPARYPSHHGHDRSGVELARQLCSRLRLSARYRNALAAICRLHMTFNNWEELRDGTRLRAAEQAVKSGITGILPLVSAADRARSEEPAGWSRAVQVVRMSTIELGMDQQQLEKMPADLRSDLILQLRIERFRQATGCSAN
- a CDS encoding EamA family transporter, which encodes MSTLAFSLIVASAVMHALWNLLVKRCRHKTVFIWWMFVASGTLFTLTLPFVPEQFTWPSRHTLLMASIGAVCFVLYHLLNGRAYRDGDLSVVYPLSQTSIIYVPIWGMTLLGERLTLTGLCGILLVILGTYSVQLRRLSLSDMLRPFRDLKSVSVRASLGAGFIYSIGSIAEKNGVKYCPPLLFTYVLVMMMLLLMSLNLCRSRYRLLIGEELRENWRLILCSGPVVMASFLTFRYGLNLAPVSYAVPVRQVSIMVGVLIGIFFLGESCAKIRIMAAALILCGAILIRLG